The Nitrospira sp. genome window below encodes:
- a CDS encoding rubrerythrin family protein: MGKSLKGTKSHDNLKHAFAGESQANRRYLYFARRADIEGYPDVGGLFRDTSEAETGHAFGHLDFLKEVGDPATGVPMGNTDTNLKSAIEGETYEYTQMYPGMAKTARDEGFPELAEWFETLAKAERSHANRFQKGLDSLKG, from the coding sequence ATGGGAAAGAGCCTAAAAGGAACCAAAAGTCACGACAATCTGAAACATGCGTTTGCAGGCGAATCGCAGGCCAATCGTCGGTATCTGTATTTCGCTCGGCGGGCAGATATTGAAGGCTATCCGGACGTCGGCGGGCTTTTCCGGGACACTTCGGAAGCCGAAACGGGCCACGCTTTCGGCCACCTGGATTTTTTGAAAGAGGTGGGAGATCCGGCAACCGGTGTGCCTATGGGGAACACCGACACCAACCTTAAATCCGCCATTGAGGGTGAAACCTACGAATATACTCAAATGTATCCCGGGATGGCGAAGACCGCCCGAGACGAAGGATTTCCTGAGTTGGCAGAATGGTTTGAAACGTTGGCGAAAGCCGAGCGGTCCCATGCCAATCGGTTTCAGAAGGGATTGGATAGTCTCAAGGGCTAA
- a CDS encoding heterodisulfide reductase-related iron-sulfur binding cluster, giving the protein MKGLSLIVPIDSKQLEKETLRIFEVCDGCRRCFNLCPSFNTLLGRIDAYEGDLAGLTPTDHHQIVDECYYCKLCFNHCPYTPPHHYEIDFPHLMVAWKKHLATERGVRSRDRLLIMTDMIGRLGSATASVTNRLLESRLVRSLLERVMGLHRDRRLLHFSGETFPRWFGRRTKTLTTDPPVRKVALFASCLVNFQATDVGKATVQVLEKNGVQVVVPEQRCCGMPSFDIGDTQAIQQAVRSNVASLYPWVIKGYDVVVPTASCSLMLKREYPELDRGEQTRQVAERTFDVCEYLMAMKKAGQLTSDFTKKPGRVAYQIPCHLRDQNIGFKSKELMECAGAQVEVIEQCSGHDGAWSAKTEFFSLSMKIAGKAVRAIEQTPADLVASDCPLAGLQLEQAGATAHAGGKAVLHPIQIVRDAYGLSSQE; this is encoded by the coding sequence ATGAAGGGTCTCAGCCTTATCGTACCGATCGATTCCAAGCAGTTGGAGAAGGAAACACTCCGGATCTTCGAAGTCTGTGACGGCTGCCGGCGCTGTTTCAATCTCTGTCCGTCGTTCAACACGTTGCTGGGCCGGATCGATGCGTACGAGGGTGATCTGGCCGGACTGACTCCGACCGATCATCATCAAATCGTCGATGAATGCTACTATTGTAAGCTCTGTTTCAACCATTGTCCCTATACTCCGCCCCATCACTACGAAATCGACTTCCCGCATTTGATGGTCGCCTGGAAGAAGCATCTTGCAACGGAGCGCGGTGTTCGATCGCGGGATCGCCTACTGATCATGACCGATATGATCGGAAGACTCGGCAGTGCAACCGCCTCCGTCACCAACAGGCTGTTGGAGAGCCGACTTGTGCGTAGCCTTCTGGAACGAGTCATGGGGCTTCACCGGGACCGCCGGCTCCTGCATTTTTCCGGAGAGACGTTTCCCCGCTGGTTCGGTCGTCGAACCAAAACGTTAACAACCGATCCACCCGTCCGCAAGGTCGCGCTGTTTGCCAGTTGCCTCGTGAATTTTCAAGCGACCGACGTCGGCAAGGCGACGGTGCAGGTCCTGGAGAAGAACGGGGTCCAGGTGGTGGTGCCGGAACAGCGCTGTTGCGGCATGCCGAGTTTCGATATTGGGGATACCCAGGCCATTCAGCAAGCTGTTCGAAGCAACGTCGCGTCATTGTACCCCTGGGTCATCAAGGGGTACGATGTTGTCGTCCCGACCGCGAGCTGCAGCTTGATGCTAAAGCGCGAATATCCAGAGCTTGATCGCGGTGAGCAAACCAGACAGGTGGCCGAGCGGACCTTCGATGTCTGCGAATATCTGATGGCGATGAAAAAGGCCGGCCAGTTAACGAGCGACTTCACCAAGAAGCCGGGGCGCGTCGCCTACCAGATCCCTTGTCATCTCAGGGACCAGAATATCGGGTTTAAATCAAAGGAACTCATGGAATGCGCCGGGGCGCAGGTTGAGGTGATCGAACAATGTTCGGGACATGACGGCGCCTGGTCCGCCAAAACGGAGTTCTTTTCTTTGTCGATGAAAATCGCCGGCAAGGCCGTGCGGGCGATAGAGCAAACGCCGGCTGACCTCGTCGCTTCGGACTGCCCGTTGGCCGGCTTACAGTTGGAACAAGCCGGCGCGACGGCCCATGCAGGAGGAAAAGCCGTCCTGCATCCGATTCAGATCGTCCGTGATGCGTATGGGCTGTCGTCACAAGAGTGA
- a CDS encoding DUF3501 family protein: MKAITSDDIIPYEEYERQRDAFRAKIIALKQRRRISLGPLITVVFENRDTLRFQIQEMIRAERIIDPAKVQDELDVYNALLPEEHELSATLLIEITDEAKIKERLDHFMGLDHGKKIAIVAGGEEAFGEFEGGRSHETKISAVHFVRFRPSAKMKAAFADLTRPVSIRVNHGEYHEEVPVPGNMREEWVADLSV; this comes from the coding sequence GTGAAGGCGATCACTTCCGACGATATCATCCCGTACGAAGAGTATGAACGACAGCGAGATGCCTTTCGCGCAAAGATCATCGCACTGAAGCAACGGCGACGGATTTCTCTTGGCCCCTTGATCACCGTCGTGTTCGAAAATCGGGACACCCTCCGGTTTCAAATTCAGGAAATGATCAGAGCCGAGCGGATCATCGATCCTGCCAAGGTTCAGGATGAGCTGGATGTATACAACGCGCTCTTGCCGGAGGAGCACGAGCTGAGCGCAACCCTGTTGATTGAAATCACCGATGAGGCGAAGATAAAAGAAAGGCTCGATCACTTCATGGGGCTGGATCACGGAAAGAAGATAGCGATCGTCGCCGGCGGCGAAGAAGCCTTCGGCGAGTTCGAAGGTGGCCGCAGCCACGAGACGAAAATCAGCGCGGTCCATTTCGTCAGATTTCGACCGAGCGCCAAGATGAAAGCCGCCTTTGCGGATCTCACCCGACCCGTTTCAATTCGAGTGAATCATGGTGAGTACCACGAGGAGGTCCCTGTTCCAGGCAACATGAGGGAAGAATGGGTCGCTGATCTAAGCGTTTAA
- a CDS encoding 6-carboxytetrahydropterin synthase, producing the protein MPTVLLTKRIEFAAAHRYVRTEWDEAKNRAAFGRCYNPPAHGHNYLLEVTVSGEIDPRTGMVVNLFDLKRVLLAVIEEFDHKNLNLDMPYFKERIPTSENFAHVLWTKLVAQRDIGTLHTLRLCEDEDLYAEATAADGPDVAAVTRRYTFNAAQEAHQGRDWDCYVTVYGTIDPATGMVTDIGALDRLVQDRVIKTFDRQDLCQALGSETVRGEALVKAIWDRIAGRLSRGTLHNIRLVQTRDLSFDYAG; encoded by the coding sequence ATGCCCACTGTTCTGTTGACCAAACGCATCGAATTCGCCGCAGCGCATCGTTATGTCAGGACCGAATGGGATGAGGCGAAGAATCGAGCGGCGTTCGGGCGCTGCTATAATCCTCCCGCTCACGGACACAACTATTTGCTGGAGGTGACGGTCTCCGGCGAGATTGATCCAAGGACCGGCATGGTCGTCAACCTGTTCGACCTCAAACGTGTTCTCCTGGCGGTGATCGAAGAATTTGATCACAAGAACCTGAATCTCGACATGCCCTACTTCAAAGAGCGAATTCCTACTTCCGAAAATTTCGCACACGTGCTGTGGACGAAGCTGGTTGCCCAACGGGATATCGGTACACTCCACACCCTTCGGCTCTGTGAGGACGAAGATCTCTATGCCGAGGCGACTGCAGCCGACGGTCCGGATGTCGCCGCCGTTACCAGGCGGTATACCTTTAACGCAGCCCAAGAAGCCCATCAGGGGCGAGACTGGGACTGCTACGTGACGGTTTACGGGACAATCGATCCCGCGACGGGCATGGTGACGGACATTGGAGCGCTGGATCGACTGGTGCAGGACCGCGTCATCAAGACTTTTGATCGACAGGACCTCTGCCAGGCGCTTGGATCCGAAACGGTGAGGGGCGAAGCGCTAGTCAAGGCGATCTGGGACCGTATTGCCGGTCGCCTCTCCAGAGGAACCCTTCACAACATCCGCCTCGTCCAAACCCGCGACCTCTCGTTCGACTACGCCGGTTGA
- a CDS encoding restriction endonuclease subunit S has protein sequence MITRYAIVRKAVAKKGHILLTVKGAGVGKTAICDLTEVAISRQFLLLATYRLAETLKESARSLRPGISREDVDQFVLTLPPLAEQQRIVAKVDELMTLCDQLDAQLATTQTDSRRRLEAVLHEALAPAV, from the coding sequence GTGATTACACGCTACGCGATTGTGCGGAAGGCAGTCGCAAAGAAAGGACACATACTGCTGACCGTTAAAGGGGCAGGCGTCGGCAAAACCGCAATTTGTGATTTGACAGAAGTCGCGATCAGTCGGCAGTTTCTGCTCTTAGCAACATACCGGCTTGCAGAGACGTTGAAGGAAAGCGCACGCAGTTTGAGACCGGGAATTTCCCGAGAAGATGTTGACCAGTTTGTTCTCACTCTCCCACCCCTCGCCGAGCAACAGCGCATCGTCGCCAAGGTCGATGAACTGATGACCCTCTGCGATCAGCTCGACGCGCAGCTCGCCACCACCCAGACCGACAGCCGCCGCCGCCTCGAAGCCGTGCTGCATGAGGCGCTGGCCCCGGCGGTCTGA
- a CDS encoding 2-oxoisovalerate dehydrogenase — protein sequence MNELIFVVEEAPEGGYIARALGQSIFTEADTPAELPGKVREAVRCHFEEGMAPKIVRLHYVREEIIAV from the coding sequence ATGAATGAGTTGATCTTTGTCGTCGAAGAAGCTCCGGAGGGCGGGTATATTGCGCGCGCGCTCGGGCAGTCGATCTTCACAGAAGCGGACACGCCGGCTGAATTGCCGGGGAAAGTCCGTGAAGCCGTTCGTTGTCACTTTGAAGAAGGCATGGCCCCAAAGATCGTCCGCCTTCACTATGTCCGCGAGGAAATTATCGCCGTATGA
- a CDS encoding type II toxin-antitoxin system HicA family toxin has product MRLPRDLSGSDLAQALRKLGYLITRQTGSHLRLTTYEHGEHHLTIPQHTPLRIGTLSAILADVAAHFEINREVLLERLFG; this is encoded by the coding sequence ATGAGGCTTCCCCGCGATCTGTCCGGGAGCGATCTCGCTCAGGCCCTTCGCAAACTCGGCTACTTGATTACCCGCCAAACAGGCAGTCACCTTCGACTCACCACTTACGAGCATGGCGAGCATCATCTCACGATCCCCCAGCATACCCCGCTTCGCATCGGCACCCTCTCGGCCATTCTCGCCGATGTGGCCGCGCATTTTGAGATAAACCGCGAGGTGCTTCTTGAACGGCTGTTTGGATAA
- a CDS encoding IS630 family transposase, which translates to MRERFFRRGKRPVHIDECGFASSTARRYGYAPKGHRVDGLVSGQRRPRTSLIAARMDGRFEEPLLFEGTCDTVVFNTWLKTRLCPRLNAQHLVIMDNAAFHTSSETAALIEATGATLLFLPPYSPDFNPIEQDFAALKKRREYHETATLDQIVKAYS; encoded by the coding sequence CTGCGCGAGCGGTTCTTTCGCCGTGGCAAACGACCCGTCCATATCGATGAATGCGGGTTTGCGTCGTCGACGGCGCGGCGGTATGGGTACGCACCGAAGGGTCACCGCGTGGACGGCCTGGTCTCCGGGCAGCGCCGGCCACGGACCTCGCTGATTGCGGCCCGTATGGATGGGCGATTCGAAGAACCACTGCTGTTTGAGGGGACGTGCGATACGGTGGTCTTCAACACCTGGCTCAAGACGAGGCTGTGCCCGCGTCTCAATGCCCAGCACCTCGTGATCATGGACAACGCGGCCTTTCACACATCGTCGGAGACGGCGGCGCTCATCGAGGCCACCGGCGCCACGCTGCTGTTCCTGCCGCCGTACTCTCCCGACTTTAACCCGATCGAACAGGACTTCGCTGCCCTCAAGAAACGCAGGGAATACCATGAAACCGCTACCCTCGATCAGATCGTGAAGGCCTATTCATAA
- a CDS encoding IS630 transposase-related protein — translation MRCSSDLRQRVVDFVRSGGSKAEAARRFKVGEASVYRWLKPGGLAYKRPGPQRPHKLDWDALRRHVEVHPDRTQAERARHFQVSRHCIWNALHKLALTHKKKDRVPGARSAATETIPAPARAVLSPWQTTRPYR, via the coding sequence ATGAGATGCTCATCAGATTTGCGCCAACGGGTCGTGGATTTTGTCCGGAGTGGTGGCAGCAAGGCCGAGGCGGCTCGGCGATTCAAGGTGGGCGAGGCCAGCGTCTACCGCTGGCTCAAGCCCGGCGGCCTAGCATACAAGCGTCCCGGCCCACAACGACCCCACAAACTGGATTGGGACGCCTTGCGTCGTCATGTGGAAGTCCATCCCGATCGGACACAAGCGGAGCGAGCACGGCATTTCCAGGTGTCCCGGCATTGCATCTGGAACGCACTCCACAAACTGGCGTTGACCCATAAAAAAAAGGATCGGGTACCAGGAGCGCGATCCGCAGCAACGGAAACAATTCCTGCGCCTGCGCGAGCGGTTCTTTCGCCGTGGCAAACGACCCGTCCATATCGATGA
- a CDS encoding SDR family NAD(P)-dependent oxidoreductase — protein MVTGANKGIGLEVVRQLAAKQWRVFLSGRSLDSIERAAVSLSTPSVTPVVLDVTDQASIDMATKIVSETVDHLDVLVNNAGILDDHDDSALNLPADQLRRMFETNTIGPLLVTQAFVPLLHKSAAARIINVSSGVGRLSDMGSAVPAYGISKTALNGVTGKFAAALKNAGIAVNSVDPGWVRTEMGGNKAPRSVEQGADTIVWLATQAPQSMTGQFLRDRKPIPW, from the coding sequence TTGGTAACCGGCGCTAACAAGGGTATCGGCCTTGAGGTAGTCCGGCAATTGGCGGCGAAACAGTGGCGGGTGTTCCTCAGCGGACGATCCCTCGATTCCATCGAACGAGCTGCTGTCTCCCTTTCCACCCCATCGGTCACCCCCGTCGTCCTCGATGTCACTGATCAAGCGAGTATCGACATGGCTACGAAGATCGTCTCCGAGACCGTCGATCATCTTGACGTCCTCGTAAACAATGCCGGGATCTTGGACGATCATGATGATTCGGCCCTCAATCTCCCTGCCGATCAACTCCGGCGAATGTTTGAGACCAACACCATCGGCCCCTTGCTCGTCACCCAGGCGTTCGTCCCTCTGCTCCACAAGAGTGCTGCCGCTCGAATCATCAACGTCTCGAGTGGAGTCGGGCGGTTGAGCGACATGGGTTCAGCGGTTCCAGCCTATGGCATTTCCAAAACGGCGCTCAATGGCGTGACCGGCAAATTCGCGGCGGCGCTCAAGAACGCCGGCATAGCAGTAAATTCCGTCGATCCAGGGTGGGTACGGACTGAGATGGGCGGGAACAAAGCGCCCCGTTCAGTAGAACAGGGGGCGGATACGATCGTCTGGCTGGCTACCCAGGCTCCTCAGTCGATGACCGGCCAGTTTCTTCGAGATCGTAAACCGATTCCGTGGTAA
- a CDS encoding thioredoxin family protein, which translates to MSTVLDVSDANYKEFTDSAGAIVTYGLATCEPCKAYDPILEATAAKFPEIKIGKAKMHVPGRCREIKKTHTFETYPTTHFFAHGKLLLTREGVVEPAELAALILDHLLT; encoded by the coding sequence ATGAGCACCGTTCTAGACGTCAGCGACGCCAACTACAAAGAATTCACCGACAGCGCCGGTGCAATTGTCACTTACGGCCTTGCCACCTGTGAGCCCTGCAAGGCTTACGATCCTATACTTGAAGCGACCGCTGCGAAATTCCCCGAGATCAAAATCGGCAAGGCCAAGATGCATGTGCCGGGCCGCTGTCGTGAGATCAAGAAGACTCACACGTTTGAAACATACCCCACGACTCATTTCTTCGCCCATGGTAAATTACTGCTCACGCGCGAAGGAGTCGTCGAGCCGGCCGAACTCGCAGCACTCATTTTGGACCACCTGCTCACGTAA
- a CDS encoding peroxiredoxin, with amino-acid sequence MSDVAPEIKVGDTAPDFNLKDQDQKDVKLSDYKGQKNVVLCFYPLDWSPVCQGENKCLSDDFPKFQSANAELFGVSCDSFFSHKAWADSMDLKHRLLSDVHRTTAKAYGLYFEPLNCSKRATVIVDKNGKVAYAKVQEIKTAREDKDILAALSKLN; translated from the coding sequence ATGAGCGATGTAGCACCGGAAATCAAAGTGGGCGATACAGCCCCGGACTTCAATCTCAAGGATCAAGACCAGAAGGACGTAAAGTTGAGCGACTACAAGGGCCAGAAAAACGTCGTGCTCTGCTTTTACCCGCTGGATTGGAGCCCTGTGTGCCAGGGCGAAAACAAGTGCTTGAGCGATGACTTTCCCAAGTTCCAGTCAGCCAATGCCGAGCTGTTCGGCGTCAGCTGCGACAGCTTCTTTTCCCACAAGGCCTGGGCGGACTCCATGGACCTCAAGCACCGCCTGTTGTCCGACGTCCATCGGACGACGGCCAAGGCGTATGGCCTCTATTTTGAACCGCTAAATTGTTCCAAACGTGCGACCGTGATCGTCGATAAGAACGGCAAGGTCGCCTACGCGAAGGTCCAGGAAATCAAGACGGCGCGAGAAGACAAGGACATTCTTGCTGCGCTTTCGAAGCTAAACTAA